The Triticum dicoccoides isolate Atlit2015 ecotype Zavitan unplaced genomic scaffold, WEW_v2.0 scaffold112972, whole genome shotgun sequence genome includes a region encoding these proteins:
- the LOC119343025 gene encoding flavonol synthase/flavanone 3-hydroxylase-like, translating into MVHQAQGLLVQEVAADGELPSRYVLKEQQGRPAAAAAAQRAAPSIPTVDVSRLADADPSEADKLRSALDSWGLFAVTGHGMTDPFLDAILGAARGFFHLPTEAKQEYSNVVDADDGGRKFQPEGYGVDRVDTDEQVLDWCDRLYLQVRPDDARQLRFWPTHPPDLAELLKEFSVEGEKVAKLVVTAMARCLGFEDGFFVDKVGDRMPSYARFTYYPPCPRPDLVHGLKPHTDNSVVTVLLLDDQVGGLQVLKDGSWVDVPVLGDGRHQLLVVVGDEMEIMSNAAFRAPVHRVMAPGEEAERVSLAVFYQPEPDKVLEPSPELIDGDRPAMYKKLQAKVFADGFWDAFALGERTIDFLKVKVDAVDPPAAAVSGA; encoded by the coding sequence ATGGTGCATCAAGCTCAGGGCCTGCTCGTGCAGGAGGTGGCCGCCGACGGGGAGCTGCCGAGCCGCTACGTGCTCAAGGAGCAGCAGGgccgcccggccgccgccgccgccgcacagcGTGCCGCTCCGTCCATCCCCACCGTGGACGTGAGCCGCCTTGCCGACGCCGACCCCAGCGAGGCCGACAAGCTCCGGTCGGCTCTCGACTCCTGGGGCCTCTTCGCGGTGACCGGTCACGGCATGACGGACCCGTTCCTCGACGCGATCCTCGGCGCCGCGCGGGGGTTCTTCCACCTGCCGACGGAGGCGAAGCAGGAGTACAGCAACGTggtcgacgccgacgacggcggccgCAAGTTCCAGCCCGAGGGCTACGGCGTCGACCGCGTCGACACCGACGAGCAGGTCCTCGACTGGTGCGACCGGCTCTACCTCCAGGTCCGGCCGGACGACGCGCGGCAGCTCCGCTTCTGGCCGACCCACCCGCCGGACCTCGCCGAGCTCCTCAAAGAGTTCAGCGTCGAGGGCGAGAAGGTGGCCAAGCTCGTCGTCACGGCCATGGCGAGGTGCCTGGGCTTCGAGGATGGGTTCTTCGTGGACAAGGTCGGCGACCGGATGCCGTCGTACGCGCGGTTCACCTACTACCCGCCCTGCCCGCGCCCGGACCTCGTGCACGGGCTCAAGCCCCACACCGACAACTCCGTGGTCACCGTGCTCCTCCTCGACGACCAAGTCGGCGGCCTCCAGGTTCTGAAAGACGGCAGCTGGGTCGACGTGCCCGTGCTGGGCGACGGCCGACACCAGCTGCTGGTCGTGGTCGGCGAcgagatggagatcatgagcaacgCGGCGTTCAGGGCGCCGGTACACCGGGTGATGGCGCCGGGGGAGGAGGCGGAGCGGGTGTCGCTGGCGGTGTTCTACCAGCCGGAGCCGGACAAGGTGCTCGAGCCGTCGCCCGAGCTGATCGACGGGGACCGGCCGGCGATGTACAAAAAGCTCCAGGCCAAGGTCTTCGCCGACGGCTTCTGGGACGCGTTCGCGCTCGGGGAACGCACCATCGACTTCCTCAAGGTCAAGGTCGACGCCGTCGATCCGCCGGCGGCGGCCGTTTCCGGCGCTTGA